One window of the Triticum dicoccoides isolate Atlit2015 ecotype Zavitan chromosome 3B, WEW_v2.0, whole genome shotgun sequence genome contains the following:
- the LOC119274525 gene encoding glycosyltransferase BC10-like, whose protein sequence is MASSSSSSTAKPMEAVRSGSVLSNVVTVLLLLSLGFVFGMVYNANFQESHLTPFLQPLPSLLRSSPTRPSPTPVVGCGVGPPSPSPTPPQAPPPARMGFADFLAPSGGGLAHNMTDEELFWRASMVPRVALVPRRIVPKVAFLFLVTGDMPLRPLWEKFFAGHEGLYSIYVHASPAYTGSPPADSVFYGRMIPSQNTSWGNMNLVDAERRLLGTALLDLGNARFALLSETCIPLLSFPAAYAFLTGANASFIDSFPTRKRHAPFFLRRNISRAQWRKGSQWFEMDRELAVDVVAEEQYMAVFRGDHGIANMLEHYMPTLVTLLGWGARAANRTLTYTDWPRPGPHPASYGVRDVTPELLEGMRRGNGECGSGASGAVEFCFMFARKFSGDALDKLLELAPKVMGFG, encoded by the exons ATggccagtagcagcagcagcagcacggccAAGCCCATGGAAGCCGTCCGTTCCGGGAGCGTCCTCTCCAATGTGGTCACCGTCCTGCTGCTCCTCTCCTTGGGCTTCGTCTTCGGCATGGTGTACAACGCCAACTTCCAGGAATCCCATCTCACGCCTTTCCTGCAGCCGCTGCCTTCTCTCCTACGGTCGTCGCCGACGCGGCCATCGCCAACTCCGGTGGTAGGGTGCGGCGTCGGGCCACCGTCGCCCTCTCCCACGCCGCCGCAAGCCCCGCCACCGGCGCGAATGGGGTTCGCCGACTTCCTCGCGCCGAGCGGCGGCGGCCTCGCGCACAACATGACCGACGAGGAGCTCTTCTGGAGGGCGTCCATGGTGCCCAGGGTCGCCCTCGTGCCGCGGCGCATCGTGCCCAAGGTGGCCTTCCTGTTCCTGGTGACCGGGGACATGCCGCTGCGGCCGTTGTGGGAGAAGTTCTTCGCCGGGCACGAGGGGCTCTACTCCATCTACGTCCACGCCAGCCCCGCCTACACTGGATCGCCGCCGGCCGACTCCGTCTTCTACGGACGCATGATCCCAAGCCAG AACACGAGCTGGGGCAACATGAACCTGGTCGACGCCGAGCGGCGGCTGCTGGGGACGGCGCTGCTGGACCTCGGTAACGCGCGGTTCGCGCTGCTGTCGGAGACGTGcatccctctcctctccttcccggCCGCCTACGCCTTCCTCACTGGCGCCAACGCCAGCTTCATCGACAGCTTCCCCACCCGCAAGCGGCACGCACCCTTTTTCCTCCGCCGCAACATCAGCCGCGCGCAATGGCGCAAGGGGTCGCAGTGGTTCGAGATGGACcgggagctcgccgtcgacgtcgtCGCCGAGGAGCAGTACATGGCCGTGTTCCGCGGCGACCATGGCATAGCCAACATGTTGGAGCACTACATGCCGACGCTGGTGACCCTGCTGGGCTGGGGCGCGCGCGCCGCCAACCGGACCCTCACCTACACCGACTGGCCGAGACCGGGCCCGCACCCGGCGAGCTACGGCGTGAGGGACGTCACGCCGGAGCTGCTGGAGGGGATGAGGCGAGGGAACGGGGAGTGCGGCTCCGGCGCCAGTGGGGCGGTTGAGTTCTGCTTCATGTTCGCGCGCAAGTTCTCCGGGGATGCGCTCGACAAGTTGCTTGAGCTCGCTCCTAAGGTCATGGGGTTCGGCTGA